The sequence TTGTCTCTGCTAATGAGGCCAGAAGCATTGGCTTAACTGATAATCAAACAAACCTAAATGTCCTCGGCAATAAGGTCGATAAGCGGGTGCTAGCCACTCTGTGCCTATTGATTAGCTCACAGTTAACAGTAGTTTGAATGGTACACTCTTTTACAAAATCAATTATGGGAACATATGCCCAAGCATGCTTTCCTCCCTGTAAATATATGAAATGTTAAACTAAatattagtttagtttattcttTTACATATATAACACTTCAGTGACAATATCATATATGAAGTAAAAGATAACAAGATGATTCATACATTCAGCTTCAAATGACCATCAACAAGTGTCTGTTTTTACGGAGCGCACCAGGAACCTGTTGTAGGACAGCGCACCCGGAACCTGTTGTAGGACCAAGTGTCCAGGCGGTGCCACCACCCCCTGAGCACGTTGCTCCCCACGTGATCCCCAGCCcctttccttcctcctcttcgtccagGTCTTCCTCGGACCCATGCTGTTCCCCAACCCCCTTTCCCCCTGTAAGCTGACACAGCTCGTTCAGACGTTAGCGGCCTGCCTCCTAATAGGATCACCGCGGATTAACCTGTCATCTGATAAAACTAAGAGGCTCGATAGCTACGCTGCGCCATCTTAACCAATTTGCACTCAATTAGGATAATGGGGGGAAAATCGAAAAGAGGGGCAGCCTTAATATAATAATGTGTTAATATGATTATTCAGCCAATGTTTTCACGTCAATGCGTTCAAGCACTCGGGGCGATATAGGGATCTTGTTATGCAGATCAGTCACGAGACAACAAGTTAATGTGACCTCAACTTACTCGTGTGGAGGTATAAGCGAAGTGTGCATCTGAAATGTAGCCTCTTAATCGTTCATCGCTTAGATTAATCAGCATCAGAGTTCAATTCGATTCCCATTCAAAGCTAGAGATTTACAGTTTATTCTCTAATTGGCCCTTAGCAGGTCGTTAGCATAGACACTCTTGCACCCACAGGGAGTACATAACATACATGAACATTTGCAGGGTGGAGGGTCGAAATAAAATAGATgactttaaattaaaaaaagacaaataGATACAAAGGTTTTACAACAACCAAAGGAACAATGTGGCATCCAAGTCATTTAACCAATTGCCATTAAGCCCATCGAGCTCACTTAATGAGCACTgagggacaggtcattaagtgAGCTCCTTTAATGAGTTAGCAATCAGCTCCATAATGTGTCCTAACCTGCCGTGTCTCAGCCCCACTAGCAGGCCCGGAGGCTGGGCTGTACACACAGCACATGATGGGACAACGTGGATATAGTTAACAATTTGACGGTGTTCAAGAATGTGCCTTGGCTGTGCCATTTATCCTTGAACAGCCTCTAACTACTTCTAAAACAACCGatcctttattttttatgcattcATACTCCTATAGTTATAATTTGTTCCATGCACAATAAATGTTGTTCAAGTGTTAAAATGCATTGAATATCACCGTTTGTATTGCTACAGAGTAGAGTTCACTCCAGATACACGAGTTGATGTCACAGGAAGTGAAGTCGTTAGGCTTATTAAGGACAGGCTTGATCTCTGAGACTCCTGGCTGCCACGGCTTTGAGCGGGGGCAGCTTCAGCTACAGGAGACGAGCACATGGTTCTATATCTGCGTCTCCAaagcccctctcctctccaagaGCAAGagcatattattattagaatatgAACGGAGGTTCAACTCTATAATACTCTCTCTACGTACACAATGATCCCCAACGGTGCATTTTCATCTCATCTCGAgacaaccaaaaacaaaattGTATTTAAAGATTGAACTAATTTAAATAAACTATTCTTACTGTATTCTATCCGACTCATTCTGTGCTTAACTCTTTGCCATTTGGACCTGGGTCCGACCAACCAGCAAGGCACATGAATATATCAAAAAGGTAGCAATCTTCAAAGTACTTCTCAAGCTCGACATGTCGGTAAATAAAAAGCTTTGAGGAAACAATGAGCAATTCAGTTATTTTGCTTTTTTGCCCTGATGTTGTACCGCACTTCAAAACATGGAGGTGCACGGAAGGCAGTTTGTGTCTGAATCCAACTGTTTCTATGAATACAAGTCTTTACTTTGTGTAGCCATTCTAGTTAGAGTCCATCTCTGTGTCTTTACCCCCCCTCTTACATTGTCTATAATGAAGGGATTAGCGAAAACTCTCAGTACGAGCCATTATCTTTCGGACAATAGAGTTTTTGAAAGAAAGTTTTGTTAAGGCTTCATTAGCGATGGCCTCCCTCTGTGGTCTGAATGCAGGGCACATTTGGAGCAATTACTTGACCAGAAAACAACCGTCAATCATTCTTAAAGGGGAAGGAGTCCAATTAATAAACCTCTTAAACCCTTTTGGTTCTACATCGACTGCCTTGCGAGCTTCTGGTGTCCCGTGCGGTTGAAGGAGAGTTTTGTCCACTCAGAAAGACATTCCATCAGGTTGTAAGACAGGGGGTCCAGCACTGATTTCTTTGCTCACTTGGGCACAGGGGATTCTCAAGGACTTAATGGGGGAGTAGCGAGTGCCTTACAGTAGCCATCCCGAGTGTCTTTGGCTGTCATTTGTCTACTTATGGACTGGTGAGTCAACAAGCACACAGCCTAGCCTCTGCAGCACCATCGTGATAGAGGGTAAGTTTTCGACTTCGCCTGCGTTTCAGATACATCGGGCACTCTGCTTGTTGGCTTTTTCATGCAAATCGATTTGATTTCAGATTTGCagaaaacaaaatgttaaaagtATTTATATTGATCGGTTTCTGAAGAAGCTCTCATTGTTGGTTGGTTTGGTACATAATTATAATTTAAGTTGttattaattatgcattttCTATTACAACCCTAGATTTGATTAAtctaaatacaaaaaacaacaccTATATATGCTAAGAGCATAAAGATAGAGCCACAGCAATATTCAACAGTAATATAACAGTAACAAAATGATGCCATTCAATGTTCAATATTTAAGTGGTCTTTGAGATCATACAAGCCATCATTTTAGAGACTATATTACTCATAGCATTTCATTTTCCATTATAATTTCACCAAGATGATTTCTGACTTTTCCCCATTTCCCCTGTTGCAGCTAACAACATAAAGTCTGGGACATTTTTGCTTCAACTTTTCGAAGCGAGACTGGAAGAGGGCCGTTCTCCGAGGCCTCACTCATTATCCCCGGACCGCCGAGGAGAGAGAACTTAACAGCACAGTCGCACCTTCTTTCCTCCGGATCGCATTTCATCGCTCATCCCGACATACTTTTTTTCTGTTCTTAACACGAAGAGGATCACTCTCTCGGATGCATTTGTCAATGGATACCCTCGGAATGGTGGACGATGGTTGCCTGGACAACTACGACATGTCAAAGGGTGTGGGTTTGAGTGGCGGGGGCCGGGTCCACAGCATTGACGTGATACTGGGATTCAGCAAAGACCAGGACCCGCTGCTCCAGCACGCTGGGGAAGTCCACGACCACAAGGTGAACGGAGGCAACCAGGACGACCCTGAGAAGCAGGCGTCCTCCGATCCGTACAGACACCTCTCAGACCTGGGCGACAGCACGGAGCATTCCACTTTCGATGGTGAGTGGGAAAGGCACACAACCATGGCACGTTCTTTGGAAACCTCTCTAATTAATAGTTATTAGTGTTCTGATAAATATGGTACTTATCTTGCCTTTTGATATAAATCACCACTGACAGCAATAAAGTGTTAAAACCCATTTTGGGGACATTTTTGGAACCCGGTTGACAAGTCTACCAAACAGATATACTTGAAGCCTTTATCATATTGCTTAAGAAGGAATTAAAGTATGACAATGTGGAGGTTGTGTAGATGATGGCTCGTTTAGGAAGCATTGGCTGACCTGaatttggactgtgggaggctgcacacctgttccACATTGATTAATCAATGATTGATTAATCAATGATTGATTAATCAATAGGCACGGGATAGACCAGCaatcaccacacacatgcagggaGAGATCCCCTGCATGTGAACCAGGTCATGTATCACTGTCTACAAACTTTAACATATATCGGTATTCCAACGTCACCACCCGGCACCCTTTTCTCAGAGGAGCCCAGTAAAGTTCCCCTAGGTGGAGTATGGCAGCCCCCTAGGTGGCGTGGGGCATTGGCTTTGTTACACTGGCGCCCAATGTGGGGCCTCTCCAGACCACTATCATGCAGGATGGTGGTGTTGAAAGCCGATTTATTGTACGGTTTGCAGATAATGAAACATGACGCTAGTGCTTCATTTTTTATCAGGCCGGAGATCTCTCCCTGAGCGTGGCGAGACTGTTGGtctaacctgtgcacactgctTGCTCAATGtgccacaggtgtgcagcctcacacacacccagagtcCAATCCGACTCTGGCCAGGTGAAGATGCTTAAACAAGCCAACATCCGCACAGACCTCGCAGACAAGGCTTGTTAGTTAGTTTCTCACTTTGAGGAAAAACGTATTAACATGTTAACTTAGGATACAAACAAGTTTCAACAGCAACTTTTGAAAGAATAACATGCTGAAGCCAACGCATaagtatttatattatatttggtTACTTACTTTAAAATGAGGGCAtccataaaacaataaaaatagcaGGGCTtccatatttaaattattagcAGCATATCATGCTTCAAGCTTTATTGAGCTTACAGTCAAGCTAAAATAAGAAGGTTAAGCATAGCATAGCATTTACCATGCTAACTATCCATCAATACTACTGAATTATGTATAGTGGCTATTTTTTGTGGCTGATCATTAAAACTTTTACTTTCATGACCATAGAATGTAATTCAATCTACGAGTCATTATAAATGGATGTCACAGAGGTTCAAACTGTATAAAGTTCTACTACACTAAAAGTAAATCATTGGGTCATTTCTGTATTTTACACAGGATGTTGAAGAGGTTGAGTTTCTAGGTAATCTATACattacatatacatttatttatattgacgGGATATGATTGTAAtcctaaaaaaaatatgaaacccCCACTCCCAGTTCAACGTTTAGGAATTTAACATCTAGATTTGTACCCTTGGATTTACCGGTTTAACTAGCAGCATATGTCTTGGTCGGATTACTCTCAACTTAAAGGACGATTTCAGTGAAAGATGCCATTGGGATAGGCGCTTTTGCAGACCCTTAACCTTTGTTCACTTCCCAAGCATTAGCTTGACAGATCCCTAGCCTTAACCCTTCAGTTGAATTAACAAAACATTTACGTCTTAAAAATCAAAAATATTGGGATTCAAATCCCAGAACCTTTCTGATGGGTTATATGCTAATAGACATACATAGGATAGACACACAGCGAAACAGTTTGAGTGCAACACCATGGAAATATATCCGCATCCTTGGACGCAACTGACGAAAGCGTGACCGACGTGATGGCTAGATGAGATGAAAGAAGTATTGTTTACTTTCCCTTGGCCAGTAGACCATGGCAGGCCTGGCTGGGGCCGCTCCCCTCTTGAATAGAGACAAGAGGAACCCCGTTGCTTGTCATGTCAGCATCAGCCATTGTTCCACGTCCTCCATCCACTTTCATTGATTTACTTTACCAGTGACTTACTTATCGTAGAGTGGTATACCAGATACGATACAAAGGATTATGTTGTGCCCAAGGAATAGAGCTCCCCAAATATATATGCTGCCACCTTGGGGCTACGACTGAGTGACTCGGCAAGGTGGCTTTTGAAAGATGTAGCCCACTGTCAAAAGTGTGTCACTATCAAAAGATATGAGTGAATTTAGCATTATTCTAATGAATAGGCTTGCTTCAGAAATAAAGCAAAGAAAACCTCCTCTTTGGGTGATGATGCACTTCAACATACACACCTAGCATTCTGCATGAAGTACAGATCTTAACAACATAATGTAACAATGGATttcattgggtttctctgtgaTTCGCAGAGTCTGGCCTTTTCTCGGGGGAGAAGTGTGAGGAGGGGATGGGTGAGCTTCCGAAGGACTTGGGTGACGACGGGGGTTCCCCGGAGCCTTGCAGAGACGACGACCACCCTAAGAAGAAGCACCGGCGAAACCGCACCACTTTCACCACCTACCAGCTCCACGAGCTGGAGAGGGCCTTCGAGAAGTCCCACTACCCGGACGTCTATAGCCGGGAGGAGCTGGCCATGAAGGTCAACCTGCCAGAAGTCCGCGTTCAGGTATGGAGGCTCTTGATCAGTGACCGACTGATATATCGGccaatatttgtgttttttacgtgtatcggcaTCGGtcgatatactgtatatatatatatatatatatatatatatatatatatatatatatagatatagatatttttttccCCAGTATGATTTACAAAGGTTCAATACATTTTCCTTTCTTAAATTGAGACTTTGAAGAACTAGACATCATTGTGTCTTTTTTACGATGTatattgagggagcaaaagcagtatcagTAGAATCagctcaagaaaatcggtatcggcgtaggagagaatatcggtatcggctaaagaaagaaaatcagtatcggccctaaaaaatccatatcggtcgatcccgACCCTTGATGGCATAGCAGGCAGCACATGTCATGTTTGTCAACTCATGTTTGCTAACCTGCTCCGTCTTCCGTCCAGGTTTGGTTCCAAAACCGCAGAGCCAAGTGGAGGCGCCAAGAAAAGATGGACACCAGCAGCATGAAGCTCCACGACTCCCCCATGCTCTCCTTCAACCGCGCCCCTATGCCCTCCAGCGTGGGCCAGATGGCCAACAGCATGCCCCTGGATCCCTGGCTGGCCTCGCCCATGTCCAGTTCCGCACCTCTACACTCCATGCCCGGGTTCATGGGTCCGCCTCAAGGCCTGCAGCATTCCTACTCCAGCCACGGCTTCCTAAACACCCCTCCGGGGATGGTCCAGGGTATGCAGTCGATGCCCCCTCCTCCCTATCAATGCCCGCCCAGCTTCAATGACAAGTACCCCATGGAGGACGAGAGGAGTTCCAGCATCGCAGCGCTAAGGATGAAGGCCAAAGAGCACATTCAGTCCATGGATAAGACATGGCAGCACATGTGATCCGCTGGGAATGCTAAAGCGTGCAGAATGGATCTTAAAGCTGCTCCGGTAAATGTTTACAACAAAATGTTGGCGGGTATTTGGGGATGTTCCTCTGAAGAGGAGAATGGCATCACCTTGAATGTTTTGGACGTTTTTTTGAGGATAATGGGCAACTCTCAAAATTATAGAATGGATTTTAAATATTTTGAATGCTGTAACCTTGTGAAGAACAGTTTTGGACTTACGTCACAAAAGATTATCACATTCCGACATGActatttcgtttttttctcaTGGACTGTAACCTTGTAGGAAAATTATTGGTTAATGGTTTATGTTGATGAGGATGATACAACCTATAGTAGAGGAGTATGGTGAAGGAATATGCAAATTGTGTTTGATTAATTGCTAGTACATTGGCTAGGCATATATTACGTGGAGATGTACGATATATACATTGAGAGTTATGATATCAAACCCTCATTAATGTCATATTACTTTTAATTGGATTGTAATGAATTACCTGAGCTCCCTTGCCCCCTTGGCCGGTTGACAATCCCTGTGCTTATGATCCTCGATACCAGACTTCTGTAGATGTTTTGGTTTAGCAGGGGTATCTACACAATCTATTGGCCATATTTTGGTCAAAATAAATCACAAGCTACTCTACGAAATCAGCTTCAAATCACATGTCTCAAAGAGTATACTAATAAGTGAGATTTGGAGGTTTATAACTATGACTTAACATTCATTTATAGAATACGAAACTTTGGTAGTTGGAGCTtattcaaattacttttttgtgaatattgcccccctccccctttgtgGTAGGGGCGGGTGGACAAAGTCACCCAGCACAATCTGTCTCGGAGGCTAATTTAAGCAGACAAGCATACCTCTTAACACCTAATCACCGGTTTTAAAGCGATTAACCCCAGTTTCTCAATGTCCAACAAAATGCCCTCAGAAGGCCCCCTCCCCTGTCACTCCTATCAGGGTTTCAGTTTGCTCTTGCATACTCTTAATTAGCATTCCATTAAAGTccattaattacatttttattggtaAATATTGCTCCTTACTGCATTCTTTTCTTACGTTAACCAGAGAAACATGGATTTTGGGTGGAAGAATATACAAGTGCTGGCAACCTTGCCTACCTCTAGGAAGAAGCACTGGTTGCCTTTGTTATAGGATCACAATGTTTAAAGTTGGATTAATTTGCACTGACGTTGCACACAGACAAAGGTAATTggccagggtgtgtgtgggggtgagtgTCTGTGCAGATGCAATCCTGATGGGTCATTCACTTAACCAATGTGGAAGCATCGTCCGTCTATCGTTCATCTCGTGATAGTCCTAAGGCTGATTGTAAGCcttcttttattttccctttAATATGAAAAATAAAGTATTCTCAGCACtctaaataaaaattaaaattaTTTGCTAGGAAAATAATTTGTGCAATCTTTGTACTATTAAACTAAAGAAAAGAGAAATTAAATTCTTATTGTGCATGTTAAAACATGTACAGTACAATGCTGCTCAGCAATTGATCCCTGACATTTGCCGTACATAAAGGCATTTAGAAAAAGCAAGAAGTTTGTGTTTgctgtaaatatattttttttaactttttgtgtacatttttttactttatttgctATAACAAACCCTGTTTGTAACAGTGGACCACAaaagccaaagaaaaaataacctatggacatttatatacaaatatacatgGAACTGTGAAAGTGTTTAAGATGTTATTAAATTAAACTGCTTATTTTGCAGTTTTCTATCACACCACGTTTCTTTAGACGTTTATTTTCCTTAAATCTGTGTGCAAAAGAAAGGCAATAAAGATTGGTTTGTAACAGAACAGACTGAATCTTGAATCTTCAAACTAAAAATGTATTACTTTCTTTGCGTATACTCATAACCACAAAGAGCAAATTTGATCCAACCCCTTTTTCATCGACCCCTCACAAAAGTAGCATACCTCAGCTTTAAAGGACGGGGTCAACATTTGCATGTCCCACTGTTAAGCCATTCTTAGTTCAAAACATGTTACTCCTACTCCTGACCATACAACAATATTCACCAAACCAACTGATCTGCAAAACTGTTGCCGTTATAACCGTCCATTGCGACAACCACATTGTCTTATTTTTCA is a genomic window of Gadus morhua chromosome 8, gadMor3.0, whole genome shotgun sequence containing:
- the rx2 gene encoding retinal homeobox protein Rx2, encoding MHLSMDTLGMVDDGCLDNYDMSKGVGLSGGGRVHSIDVILGFSKDQDPLLQHAGEVHDHKVNGGNQDDPEKQASSDPYRHLSDLGDSTEHSTFDESGLFSGEKCEEGMGELPKDLGDDGGSPEPCRDDDHPKKKHRRNRTTFTTYQLHELERAFEKSHYPDVYSREELAMKVNLPEVRVQVWFQNRRAKWRRQEKMDTSSMKLHDSPMLSFNRAPMPSSVGQMANSMPLDPWLASPMSSSAPLHSMPGFMGPPQGLQHSYSSHGFLNTPPGMVQGMQSMPPPPYQCPPSFNDKYPMEDERSSSIAALRMKAKEHIQSMDKTWQHM